The DNA sequence TGCGCCAGCACTACATCCGGATCCTCCCCGAGGACCGGGTCGTCGTGGAGCTGAGCCCGTACGACCTCACCCGGGGTCGCATCGTCTACCGCTACAAGTAACCACCACGAGCACATCGCCGCCGTGACGGCCCCTGCGGGGCCCCGGCATGCGCGGCGGCGGAGGAAGAATCATGAAGGTCAAGCCCAGCGTCAAGCCGATCTGCGACAAGTGCAAGGTCATCCGTCGCCACGGCCGCGTCATGGTCATCTGCGAGAACCTGCGTCACAAGCAGCGCCAGGGCTGAGTCCCTGACCGCCGGGGTCCTCCCGGCAACCGCACCACCAGCACCCACGGGTGCCACCCCCGGCTCGGAGGCCGGGGCCCGCAACGGCGGCGAGGGTGGTGAGGCAGACCTCCGACCCACAACAGGAGTCAAAGTTGGCACGTCTCTCCGGCGTCGACCTCCCCCGCGAGAAGCGGCTCGAGATCGCGCTCACCTACATCTACGGCGTGGGCAGGACCCGCGCCAAGGAGACCCTC is a window from the Georgenia muralis genome containing:
- the rpmJ gene encoding 50S ribosomal protein L36, which encodes MKVKPSVKPICDKCKVIRRHGRVMVICENLRHKQRQG